A part of Aegilops tauschii subsp. strangulata cultivar AL8/78 chromosome 2, Aet v6.0, whole genome shotgun sequence genomic DNA contains:
- the LOC141041087 gene encoding uncharacterized protein, protein MPTVEVAWHSVPADADPFRRLFARLKATARCLQSWGSRSVGHITSQLTTARELIYRLDVAQDHRALSPIETWLRRELKRTYLGLASLERCLVRERVRLRWLKEGDTNAAYYKIHAAHRSQKKRILSLRVHDETITDAASLSRVAYEHFSSILGTVNTRAHSLRLDAINHRSFDLLELDAPFSEEEIWDAIKKMPTGKAPGPDGFTSEFLRACWPIIKADICEAFDKLYAMNGRGFHKLNEALLVLLPKKPDAAAITDYRPISLIHIIALVALTAWSIWKHRNTVVFDNARPQMMILLAQSKTRPACGHVLEQLS, encoded by the coding sequence ATGCCTACTGTGGAGGTGGCTTGGCACTCTGTCCCAGCCGACGCCGACCCCTTCCGGCGGCTTTTCGCGCGGCTGAAGGCCACCGCCCGTTGCCTCCAGAGCTGGGGCTCCCGCTCCGTCGGGCACATCACCTCCCAGTTAACCACGGCACGCGAGCTCATTTATCGGCTTGACGTCGCGCAAGACCACCGTGCTCTTTCACCCATCGAGACCTGGCTCCGGCGTGAACTTAAACGCACCTATCTCGGTCTAGCTTCCCTCGAACGATGCCTCGTGCGCGAGCGCGTCCGGCTCCGTTGGCTCAAGGAGGGAGACACGAATGCCGCCTACTACAAGATCCACGCAGCGCACCGGAGCCAGAAGAAGCGTATCCTCAGCCTGCGCGTGCACGATGAGACGATCACGGATGCGGCATCCCTGTCGCGGGTGGCCTACGAACACTTCTCCTCCATCCTTGGCACCGTGAATACCCGGGCCCACTCCCTCCGTCTGGACGCGATCAACCATAGAAGCTTCGACCTCCTCGAGCTAGACGCCCCTTTCTCTGAGGAGGAGATCTGGGACGCGATCAAGAAGATGCCAACGGGCAAAGCACCCGGCCCCGACGGATTCACCTCCGAATTCCTCCGGGCGTGCTGGCCAATCATCAAGGCGGACATCTGTGAGGCCTTCGACAAACTCTACGCCATGAACGGGCGCGGATTTCACAAGCTCAACGAGGCCCTCCTCGTCCTGCTACCCAAGAAACCTGACGCTGCCGCGATCACGGATTACCGTCCCATCAGCCTGATTCACATCATCGCGCTCGTCGCGCTCACTGCCTGGTCCATTTGGAAGCACCGAAACACCGTTGTCTTCGATAATGCCCGCCCTCAAATGATGATCTTGCTCGCACAATCAAAGACGAGGCCCGCCTGTGGGCACGTGCTGGAGCAACTAAGTTAG
- the LOC109734213 gene encoding uncharacterized protein, translated as MDLRAFYFQAAEAAATATATEDDDVTTPKLSPSAAVQREGQSSGGASPVVGMNSGGSGGARDLICPECGKAFLSDKAMYGHLRCHPGRRNKGAIRPSTPVASASSVTRGDAKARKVLWMEDDLPTKWPLTAKRGRTPTVATSVTVQPVSVLESTYTAEEEAANTLLHLSQQARNAAVAEQEMQMPRADQLELPADHVADPVAPEPEQPVIPDMAAGADALQHVQQAETRAPVEHIFGIILQPRALGVEPSNFIAASEPVNNPAPVVVRDEDKSISPGVKKLKKRRLHDPVSQSPDSSRPLPDPEDVRPPVRRIPSPASDRRYGCPSCFKSFPTHQALGGHMASHNRAIRCAAAQQVDGLAVAQAVQNILAHRQRQEGANASASASGIIGEDLQISLRPPKPVSHTCVRCRQIFSTGQALGGHMRKHFLEDRLQAAAAAAPPGTAPPALAAAAAVALAIAPAAVPAAQDGAPRDFDLNEMMPWE; from the coding sequence ATGGACTTGCGGGCCTTCTACTTccaggcggcggaggcggcggcgacggccacGGCCACGGAGGACGACGACGTGACGACACCCAAGCTCTCCCCCAGCGCAGCGGTGCAGCGGGAAGGCCAGAGCAGTGGCGGCGCTTCCCCGGTGGTGGGGATGAACAGCGGGGGAAGCGGCGGCGCGCGCGACCTGATCTGCCCCGAGTGCGGCAAGGCCTTCCTGTCGGACAAGGCCATGTACGGGCACCTCAGGTGCCACCCGGGGAGGAGGAACAAGGGGGCGATCCGCCCGTCGACGCCGGTCGCCTCCGCCTCTTCTGTGACCCGCGGAGACGCCAAGGCGAGGAAAGTGCTGTGGATGGAGGATGACCTCCCGACCAAGTGGCCGTTGACGGCCAAGCGCGGCCGCACTCCGACCGTAGCCACCTCCGTCACCGTGCAGCCCGTGTCCGTGCTCGAGTCCACCTACACCGCCGAGGAGGAGGCTGCCAACACTCTCCTGCACTTGTCCCAGCAGGCCCGCAACGCCGCCGTTGCGGAGCAGGAGATGCAGATGCCACGGGCCGATCAGCTCGAGCTACCGGCTGATCATGTCGCCGACCCCGTCGCGCCGGAGCCCGAGCAGCCTGTGATACCAGACATGGCCGCCGGCGCCGACGCGCTGCAGCACGTGCAGCAGGCTGAGACGCGTGCGCCGGTGGAGCACATCTTCGGCATCATCTTGCAGCCCCGGGCGCTCGGGGTCGAGCCGTCCAACTTCATCGCAGCGTCGGAGCCTGTGAACAATCCTGCGCCCGTCGTGGTCCGCGACGAGGACAAGTCCATCTCCCCCGGCGTCAAGAAGCTAAAGAAGCGACGGCTCCATGATCCAGTTAGCCAGAGTCCAGATTCCTCTCGGCCGCTGCCAGATCCCGAGGACGTCAGGCCGCCGGTGAGGCGCATACCGTCGCCGGCGTCGGATCGGAGGTACGGGTGCCCGTCCTGCTTCAagtcgttccccacccaccaagCCCTAGGCGGCCACATGGCGAGCCACAACAGGGCCATCAGATGCGCCGCCGCGCAGCAGGTGGACGGGCTCGCCGTGGCCCAGGCCGTGCAAAACATCTTGGCCCATCGCCAGCGCCAAGAGGGCGCCAACGCCAGCGCCAGCGCCAGCGGGATCATCGGCGAGGATCTCCAGATCAGCCTCCGGCCGCCGAAGCCGGTGTCGCACACATGCGTCCGGTGCCGTCAGATCTTCTCCACCGGGCAGGCGCTCGGCGGCCACATGCGGAAGCACTTTCTCGAGGACAGGCTGCAGGcggccgctgccgccgcgccgccggGCACTGCTCCGCCTGCTCTAGCTGCAGCAGCCGCGGTGGCGCTGGCCATTGCTCCGGCAGCAGTGCCAGCGGCCCAAGATGGCGCTCCCCGGGACTTTGATCTCAACGAGATGATGCCTTGGGAGTGA
- the LOC109734223 gene encoding WPP domain-interacting protein 2 — MSLSYDGSQSEDRQSEEVQSAYKKFSAGDEDVIRGFVNLDETEEQNEENEWSWVPQEEDPLAESASSLEKAQEVLEKFFKKNEDLETEMLKLSELGKEFVAEDSHDGNIGLPYIGADVLGMNQKMECLELKLKEASDTITEKDSRLSELQSLINSAHTPTLQTEPVNVDELETELESHLQDKIEAEIQCLVMVKARQNWQARAEDQIALEEHKLSAGEDTRMLLKLQDTEKKIVMLKEQVDRLEAHEKELSVTTEVLRMQSKTFKIGLFGLLQLIMLCLSLKMFFAQDSARFGDLVPT; from the exons ATGTCGCTGAGTTATGATGGGTCTCAAAGTGAGGATCGGCAAAGTGAGGAGGTTCAGTCAGCATACAAAAAGTTCAGTGCAGGGGATGAGGATGTGATAAGGGGTTTTGTAAATTTGGATGAAACTGAAGAGCAAAATGAAGAAAATGAGTGGAGTTGGGTGCCCCAAGAGGAGGATCCTCTTGCTGAATCAGCTTCTTCGCTTGAGAAAGCACAAGAAGTTCTTGAAAAATTCTTCAAGAAAAATGAAGATCTTGAAACTG AGATGCTGAAATTGTCAGAACTTGGCAAGGAGTTTGTGGCTGAGGATTCACATGATGGCAACATAGGTTTGCCTTATATAGGGGCTGATGTACTGGGGATGAATCAAAAGATGGAATGTCTTGAACTGAAACTGAAAGAAGCGTCAGATACTATCACAGAGAAGGATTCAAGATTATCCGAGCTCCAGTCACTTATCAACAGTGCACATACACCAACGCTGCAGACGGAGCCCGTCAACGTTGATGAGTTGGAGACCGAGCTTGAGAGCCACCTTCAGGACAAAATCGAAGCCGAGATTCAGTGTCTGGTCATGGTGAAAGCAAGGCAAAACTGGCAAGCCCGGGCCGAGGACCAGATTGCCTTGGAGGAGCACAAGCTCTCCGCCGGGGAAGACACAAGGATGTTGCTCAAGCTACAAGACACGGAGAAGAAGATCGTGATGCTGAAGGAGCAGGTGGACAGACTAGAGGCCCACGAGAAGGAGCTGTCGGTGACGACGGAGGTCCTGAGGATGCAAAGCAAGACCTTCAAAATCGGCCTCTTCGGTCTCCTCCAGCTGATCATGCTGTGCCTTTCCCTCAAGATGTTCTTCGCCCAGGACTCTGCCCGCTTCGGCGATCTCGTGCCGACATGA